From Alligator mississippiensis isolate rAllMis1 chromosome 9, rAllMis1, whole genome shotgun sequence, one genomic window encodes:
- the LOC132252440 gene encoding uncharacterized protein LOC132252440 translates to MWKVVLCIGVMFLESKGLVHQRFEKSQNVWVHLAKDVLNVTHFCLAGGISVDDIFTSCLIGVPTAMEALQNQTWFTSGGIGGPINYTNNSMWGTITTEKNASTFEIDLLTVTSPGNTSCANFVNCTQACKSLTKETKIFNCSDMTNVSCNYVHVILPRGWFLLCGKTAYSYIPANATGGPCALGRLTVWLPGMPKISSKRHRRGSKVLDKSCDSDINLLSEAKVVSLAVFLVGVPGLVVDAERQLGKVACALAKGLNTTSQALAALNIEMKELRGATLQNRAAIDYLLLRHNHGCEEFEGMCCFNLTDNSELIESKVQKLKKKFCPTLSKGKGSTSHGLLLGFLMFHGLSKFSY, encoded by the coding sequence atgtggaaagtagttctttgcataggtgtaatgtttttagagtctaaggggttggtgcatcaaaggttcgagaagagtcaaaatgtgtgggttcatttggcaaaggacgtattaaatgtcactcatttttgtttggcaggtggaatatcagttgatgatattttcacgtcatgccttataggggtgcccactgcaatggaagcactccagaatcagacttggttcacatctgggggaataggaggtccaatcaattacactaacaactccatgtggggaaccattaccacagaaaaaaacgctagtacctttgaaatagatttgttgacagtcacctcccctggtaacaccagctgtgccaattttgtgaactgtacccaagcttgcaaaagcctaaccaaagaaacaaaaattttcaattgctcagacatgactaatgtatcttgcaactacgttcatgttatattaccccgggggtggttcctcctttgtgggaagactgcctattcatatatcccagccaatgccacaggaggcccttgtgctctaggccggttgactgtctggctaccaggtatgcctaagatctctagtaagcgtcaccggagaggttcgaaggtgctagataaatcctgtgatagtgacataaacctcctgagtgaggccaaggtagtgtccttagcagttttcctagtaggggtgccaggcctagtagtggatgctgagaggcagcttggtaaggtggcctgtgccctggcaaagggcctaaatacaacttcacaggccctagctgccctcaatattgaaatgaaagagctaagaggagctactctgcaaaatagagcagccatagattacctgttgctgaggcataatcacggatgtgaagagttcgagggaatgtgttgttttaatttgacagataactccgagttgatagagtcaaaagtgcagaagttaaaaaaaaagttctgtcccacattaagcaaggggaagggttcaacttctcatggcttacttcttggcttcctaatgtttcatggcttaagcaaattttcctattaa